Proteins encoded in a region of the Anopheles ziemanni chromosome 2, idAnoZiCoDA_A2_x.2, whole genome shotgun sequence genome:
- the LOC131283129 gene encoding ubiquitin-protein ligase E3B, producing MFGRTETNKDSFLVQTKAAREERANERAQEERRDRSILLLQRTIRGWLARTKFRRMILNEFDEFFPPTPTAAGKQIDLKPSQAVYHVATHFLLQWKADTSAPESAPHRDRLERLCRYLVASLESDSPKTSYIGVAFNKDFSLAWIRHIKKLLYRCCTAVELLKPEVHSDSISLALYLHTLVAFTSINSWALLRTKPLTGLKPGMTQLCANVMGDLVQKGFYMTLRNVLVKGTCRPVVNLKPISLTALVTLALRPLVSANFSENLLSQFLVQILSVPGMIVHLEQFTPDCLASIQTHGTLEKTLDLLSADQSMKFVLASLQNSNLLALLSNIVHLYYLEPPENAAKLAYPSFTFVVTQLLNGILNSLSQAGGAFTQWHELLGWFSPGKDRLQHENLPLIKKQIHLLWNHRIVKLLLGDNLKELAVGYETIDYPLPSTNSTGNLLKRALTFERSSIKSQPSRASKMYRKLGSAEVSRVALTCSMYHAAMSALSQLRLDILSGLCYNDTVLHDLWLLLGSIGPNCGLKGFIELLQVSQTNYAPPLLLLSLFCDCMTHYVTILDDLEMYEQQTPFTLNDYIVLSHFLNIFLYRTIQDQILDAKTATSAPLFVSIHTLLLCLYRRDCRRQFAPPNHWLIRDIRPSHFLADLEKGKKHTQILLQKMPHIIPHEDRVQLFRKFVQNEKAVLGLTESACASPSSALVTIHRAQIVEDGYRTLATLSPHALKGVIRVRFINQQGLDEAGIDQDGVFKEFLEETIKRVFDPSLNLFKTTTEQRLYPSPTSHMQENHLALFEFVGRMLGKAVYEGIVVDVPFASFFLSQVLGQTQQALYSCMDELPSLDKELYRSLTFIKHYQGDVADLDLTFSVDEDVMGKIVTHELHPGGKARTVNNDNKINYIHYMAYFRMHTQIRDQTAAFIRGFRSIVNPDWLALFSTPELQRLISGDTSPLDLKDLRKHTQYYGGFHDGHRVVGWLWDILAKDFTEDEKKLFLKFVTSCSKPPLLGFAHLEPPFSIRCVEVGDDEDIGDTVGSVIRGFFTIRKKDPLNRLPTSSTCFNLLKLPNYQKKSMLRDKLRYAISSNTGFELS from the exons ATGTTTGGCCGCACCGAAACGAACAAGGACAGTTTTCTCGTCCAAACGAAGGCGGCTCGGGAAGAACGAGCCAACGAGCGGGCACAGGAAGAACGACGGGATCGTTCGATACTGCTGCTCCAGCGCACCATCCGAGGATGGTTAGCGAGAACCAAGTTCCGTCGGATGATTCT gaATGAATTTGATGAGTTCTTTCCGCCGACCCCGACCGCTGCGGGGAAACAGATTGATCTAAAGCCTAGTCAGGCGGTCTATCACGTCGCAACACATTTCCTGCTGCAATGGAAGGCGGACACGAGTGCCCCAGAATCGGCCCCTCATCGGGACCGGCTCGAGCGTCTCTGCCGATACCTGGTGGCAAGCCTGGAGTCTGACTCCCCGAAAACCAGCTACATCGGAGTTGCGTTTAACAAGGATTTCAGCCTGGCTTGGATTCGCCACATCAAGAAGCTTCTCTACCGATGCTGCACCGCGGTCGAGCTACTCAAGCCGGAGGTACACAGCGATAGCATATCATTGGCCTTATACTTGCACACCCTAGTGGCGTTCACATCCATCAACAGCTGGGCGCTGTTGCGCACGAAACCACTGACCGGGCTGAAACCCGGCATGACGCAGCTGTGCGCCAACGTAATGGGAGATCTGGTGCAGAAGGGATTCTACATGACGCTCCGTAACGTGCTCGTCAAGGGAACCTGCCGACCGGTGGTTAACCTAAAGCCCATCTCCCTGACGGCTCTCGTGACGCTGGCCCTGCGGCCACTGGTGTCGGCTAACTTTAGCGAAAACCTACTGAGCCAGTTCCTGGTACAGATCCTGTCCGTGCCCGGAATGATCGTGCACCTCGAACAGTTCACGCCGGACTGTCTGGCCAGCATTCAAACGCACGGTACGCTGGAGAAAACGCTCGACCTGCTCAGCGCGGACCAATCGATGAAGTTCGTACTAGCCAGCCTACAGAACAGCAACCTTCTAGCGCTGCTGTCCAACATCGTGCACCTGTACTATCTGGAGCCACCCGAAAACGCGGCCAAACTTGCCTACCCGTCGTTTACCTTCGTTGTGACGCAGCTTTTGAACGGGATCCTCAACAGCCTGAGTCAAGCAGGCGGAGCGTTTACTCAGTGGCACGAGCTGCTTGGATGGTTTTCGCCGGGCAAAGATCGACTGCAGCACGAAAATCTACCCTTGATTAAGAAACAGATCCATCTTCTGTGGAACCATCGGATCGtgaagctgctgctgggcGACAATCTGAAGGAACTGGCCGTGGGATACGAAACGATCGACTATCCACTGCCGAGCACAAACAGCACAGGAAATCTTCTGAAGCGAGCTCTAACATTCGAGCGAAGCTCAATCAAAAGTCAACCGAGCAGGGCGAGCAAAATGTATCGGAAGCTCGGTTCGGCCGAGGTTTCCCGTGTTGCGCTGACCTGCTCGATGTATCACGCTGCGATGAGTGCACTCTCGCAGCTACGATTGGATATACTTTCTG GCCTTTGCTACAATGATACAGTGTTGCACGATCTGTGGCTTCTGCTAGGGTCGATCGGACCAAACTGTGGCCTGAAAGGGTTCATCGAGCTATTACAAGTCAGCCAGACGAACTATGCCCCTCCGTTGCTTCTTCTGTCGCTGTTTTGTGATTGTATGACACACTACGTAAC caTTTTGGACGATTTGGAAATGTACGAACAGCAGACACCGTTCACACTGAACGACTACATCGTCCTGTCGCACTTTCTGAACATTTTCCTGTACCGCACGATTCAGGATCAGATTCTGGACGCCAAAACGGCCACCAGTGCGCCACTGTTCGTTTCGATACATACGCTACTGTTGTGCTTGTATCGGCGCGACTGCCGGCGCCAGTTTGCCCCTCCGAACCACTGGCTTATTCGGGACATTCGACCATCGCACTTTCTGGCCGACCTGGAAAAGGGCAAGAAGCACACGCAGATCCTGCTGCAGAAAATGCCCCACATCATCCCGCACGAGGATCGGGTGCAGCTGTTCCGAAAGTTTGTGCAGAACGAAAAGGCGGTTCTCGGGCTGACCGAGTCGGCGTGTGCGTCCCCAAGTTCCGCCCTGGTGACGATCCACCGGGCCCAGATTGTGGAGGACGGCTATCGGACGCTGGCGACGTTGTCACCGCACGCGCTAAAGGGTGTCATTCGGGTGCGGTTTATCAATCAGCAGGGTTTGGATGAGGCCGGCATCGATCAGGACGGGGTGTTTAAGGAGTTTCTCGAGGAAACTATCAAGCGAGTGTTTGATCCGTCGCTGAACCTGTTTAAAACGACCACCGAGCAGCGGCTGTATCCTTCGCCGACGTCGCACATGCAGGAGAATCATCTGGCACTGTTCGAGTTCGTCGGGCGAATGTTAGGAAAAGCGGTGTACGAGGGTATCGTGGTGGATGTGCCGTTCGCATCGTTCTTCCTTTCGCAGGTGCTCGGACAAACGCAGCAGGCCCTGTACAGCTGCATGGATGAATTGCCTTCGCTCGATAAGGAGCTCTATCGAAGCTTGACGTTCATTAAGCATTACCAGGGCGATGTGGCCGACTTGGATCTAACGTTTAGCGTCGACGAGGATGTAATGGGGAAGATCGTGACCCACGAGCTTCATCCGGGAGGCAAAGCAAGAACCGTAAACAATGATAATAA GATTAACTACATCCACTATATGGCATATTTCCGGATGCATACACAAATCCGCGACCAAACTGCAGCATTCATTCGTGGCTTCCGTAGTATCGTCAATCCGGACTGGTTGGCGTTGTTTTCCACACCAGAA TTGCAAAGACTTATCTCGGGCGATACGTCACCGTTGGATTTGAAAGATCTTCGGAAGCATACACAGTACTACGGCGGTTTCCATGATGGCCACCGGGTGGTTGGTTGGCTGTGGGACATTCTTGCCAAAGATTTCACCGAGGATGaaaagaaactgttcttaaag TTTGTAACGAGCTGTTCGAAACCTCCGCTGCTAGGATTCGCCCACCTAGAACCGCCGTTCTCGATCCGCTGCGTCGAGGTAGGAGACGACGAGGACATCGGCGATACGGTTGGTTCAGTCATTCGCGGATTTTTCACCATTCGCAAGAAAGACCCACTGAACCGGCTGCCCACGTCGTCCACCTGCTTCAACCTGCTGAAGCTACCAAACTATCAGAAGAAGAGTATGTTGCGGGACAAACTGCGCTATGCGATCTCCAGCAACACCGGTTTCGAGCTGTCGTAA